In Salarias fasciatus chromosome 2, fSalaFa1.1, whole genome shotgun sequence, one genomic interval encodes:
- the LOC115400344 gene encoding tripartite motif-containing protein 35-like gives MASCSEEDLSCPVCHDVFQDPVLLSCSHSFCAACLRGWWTQTGTRQCPVCRVSSSFEPAGNLVLKNLCESFRQRRSAAPQQPLCGLHSDPLRLFCLDHQQPACLVCRDSEKHRGHAFRPLDEAARLLRAELLGRLEDGLRTRRLVRDRWAGAAAHVSVQARTTERSIREHFQGLRVLLAEEEEARVGALRKEEELKSSLMKEQVEAVNRDLEALALAEETLGASDASFLLGYKAAAEEVRRCALPEPPPLPPGALIDEAEHLGNLGFSVWSSLKASASPVVLDPNTASADLLLSHGLTGLSCGDPRPLPANPERLKACAVLGSRGFGSGSHCWDVQVGDNAMWELGVWEDSAGGGTDVFSGLWRVGFYRDEFRASPPSQGFTELAVKGRPRTVRVQLDLDAERLTFCDPDADTHIHTFTHTFRGKVFPFFSTVDEAPLRILPVKVSVTAGQTP, from the coding sequence ATGGCTTCCTGTTCAGAGGAGGACCTGTCCTGTCCCGTCTGCCACGACGTCTTCCAGGACcccgtcctgctgtcctgcagccacagctTCTGCGCAGCCTGCCTGCGGGGCTGGTGGACCCAGACCGGGACCCGGCAGTGCCCGGTGTGCCGGGTGAGCTCCAGCTTTGAGCCGGCCGGGAACCTGGTCCTGAAGAACCTGTGCGAGTCCTTCAGGCAGCGGAGGAGCGCCGCCCCCCAGCAGCCCCTGTGCGGCCTGCACTCCGACCCCCTGCGGCTCTTCTGCCTGGACCACCAGCAGCCCGCCTGCCTGGTCTGCAGGGACTCGGAGAAGCACCGCGGCCACGCCTTCCGGCCGCTGGACGAGGCGGCGCGGCTGCTGCGGGCGGAGCTGCTGGGCCGCCTGGAGGACGGCCTGAGGACCCGCAGGCTGGTCCGGGACCGGTGGGCCGGGGCCGCGGCTCACGTCTCGGTCCAGGCCCGGACCACCGAGCGCAGCATCCGGGAGCACTTCCAGGGGCTGCGCGTcctgctggcggaggaggaggaggcccgggTGGGCGCcctgaggaaggaggaggagctgaagagctccCTGAtgaaggagcaggtggaggctgtgAACCGGGACCTGGAGGCTCTGGCCCTTGCAGAGGAGACGCTGGGCGCCTCCGACGCGTCCTTCCTGCTGGGCTacaaggcggcggcggaggaggtgCGGCGCTGCGCCCTGCCGGAgccccccccgctgccccccggCGCTCTGATCGACGAGGCCGAGCACCTGGGCAACCTGGGCTTCAGCGTGTGGAGCAGCCTGAAGGCCAGCGCCTCCCCGGTGGTCCTGGACCCCAACACGGCCTCcgcagacctgctgctgtcccACGGCCTGACCGGCCTGAGCTGCGGAGACCCCCGCCCGCTCCCCGCCAACCCCGAGCGGCTGAAGGCCTGCGCCGTGCTGGGCTCGCGGGGCTTCGGCTCGGGCAGCCACTGCTGGGACGTGCAGGTGGGGGACAACGCCATGTGGGAGCTGGGCGTCTGGGAGGACTCGGCCGGCGGGGGGACGGACGTCTTCTCCGGGCTCTGGAGGGTGGGCTTCTACCGAGACGAGTTCAGGGCGTCCCCCCCCTCCCAAGGCTTCACTGAGCTGGCGGTGAAGGGACGCCCGCGCACCGTCAGAgtccagctggacctggacgcAGAACGGCTGACCTTCTGCGACCCCGACGccgacacacacatccacaccttcacacacaccttcagggGCAAGGTGTTCCCGTTCTTCAGCACGGTGGACGAGGCCCCGCTCAGGATCCTGCCCGTCAAAGTCTCCGTGACGGCGGGACAGACGCCGTAG
- the LOC115401136 gene encoding N-alpha-acetyltransferase 15, NatA auxiliary subunit-like gives MPTITLPPKENALFKRILRCYEHKQYRNGLKFCKQILSNPKFAEHGETLAMKGLTLNCLGKKEEAYDLVRRGLRNDLKSHVCWHVYGLLQRSDKKYDEAIKCYRNALKWDKDNLQILRDLSLLQIQMRDLEGYRETRYQLLQLRPAQRASWIGYAVAYHLLEDFEMAAKIVEEFRKTQQTSPDKVDYEYSELLLYQNQVLREAGLNKEALDHLNTYEKQICDKLAVEETRGELLLRLERPEEALEVYRRLQERNPENWAYYQGLEKAFKPGSTEERQKIYEDSWVKFPKGLVPRRLPLNFLTGEKFRECLDVYLRMNFSKGCPPVFTTLKSLYGDAEKVTIIEQLVVGYESCLKSCRMFSENDDGKEEPPTTLLWVQYFLAQHFDFIGQPGVALDYINTAIDSTPTLIELFLIKAKIYKHAGNIKEAARWMDEAQALDTADRFINSKCAKYMLKAGLVKEAEEMCSKFTREGTSAVENLNEMQCMWFQTECALTYKAMNKFGDALKKCHEIERHFVEITDDQFDFHTYCMRKMTLRSYVDLLKLEDVLRQHPFYYKAARTAIQIYLALYDKPLADDSKESQADTENLTDKELKKLRNKQRRAQKKAQLEEEKKNAEKEKQLKNQKKKKEDDDEEIGGPKEELIPDKLAKPENPLEEAVKFLIPLKNLVRNKIETHLLAFEIYFRKEKYLLMLQSVKRAVAIQASDPWLHQCLVRFFKGVGESADLPEAVRTVLKQEISRLFGESNPQSFNKNYLSQHSNSIPHRLAAAKMMVYLEPSSDKMACEIATALDESLCGRSIQICTEVLEALRDGQLGDGQQKASEAYRAACHKIYPYCLAFMPPGYQDNSTVISANGDLSAGEHDDMANEM, from the exons ATGCCCACCATCACCCTGCCGCCGAAGGAGAACGCTCTGTTCAAGAGAATCCTG AGATGTTACGAGCACAAGCAGTACAGAAACGGCCTCAAGTTCTGCAAACAGATCCTCAGCAACCCCAAGTTCGCCGAGCATGGAG AGACGCTGGCCATGAAGGGTTTAACCCTCAACTGTCTGGGGAAGAAGGAGGAGGCCTACGATCTGGTGAGACGAGGCCTGCGCAACGACCTCAAGAGTCACGTCT GCTGGCACGTGTACGGCCTCCTGCAGCGCTCGGACAAGAAGTACGACGAGGCCATCAAGTGTTACCGCAACGCGCTCAAGTGGGACAAGGACAACCTGCAGATCCTCCGGGACCTGTCCCTGCTGCAGATCCAGATGCGGGACCTGGAGGGCTACAGG GAGACCCGgtaccagctgctgcagctgcgccCGGCCCAGCGCGCCTCCTGGATCGGCTACGCCGTGGCCTatcacctgctggaggacttcGAGATGGCTGCTAAGATCGTGGAGGAGTTCCGTAAAACACAGCAG ACGTCTCCGGACAAAGTGGACTACGAGTACAGCGAGCTGCTGCTGTACCAGAACCAGGTCCTGAGGGAGGCCGGCCTCAACAAGGAGGCGCTGGACCACCTCAACACCTACGAGAAGCAGATCTGTGACAAGCTGGCCGTGGAGGAGACCAGGG gggagctgctgctgaggctggagAGGCCCGAGGAGGCTTTAGAGGTCTACAGGAGACTGCAGGAGAGGAACCCAGAGAACTGGGCCTACTACCAGGGCCTGGAGAAGGCCTTCAAGCCAG gCAGTACAGAAGAGCGTCAGAAGATATACGAGGACTCGTGGGTGAAGTTCCCTAAAGGCCTGGTTCCCCGGAGGCTTCCTCTCAACTTCCTGACAG GGGAGAAGTTTCGAGAATGTCTGGACGTCTACCTGAGGATGAACTTCAGTAAAGGCTGCCCCCCCGTCTTCACCACGCTCAAATCCCTCTACGGCGACGCAGAGAAG gtCACAATCATTGAGCAGCTGGTCGTCGGCTATGAAAGTTGTTTAAAAAGCTGCCGAATGTTCAGTGAGAACG acGATGGGAAGGAGGAGCCCCCCAccaccctgctgtgggttcaGTACTTCCTGGCTCAGCACTTTGACTTCATCGGGCAGCCCGGCGTGGCTCTGGACTACATCAACACCGCCATCGACAGCACGCCCACCCTCATCGAGCTCTTCCTCATCAAGGCCAAGATCtacaag CATGCAGGTAACATCAAGGAGGCGGCTCGCTGGATGGACGAGGCCCAGGCGCTGGACACGGCCGACCGCTTCATCAACTCCAAGTGTGCCAAGTACATGCTGAAGGCCGGGCTGGTGAAGGAGGCCGAGGAGATGTGCTCCAAGTTCACCAGG GAGGGGACGTCCGCGGTGGAGAACCTGAACGAGATGCAGTGCATGTGGTTCCAGACGGAGTGCGCTCTCACCTACAAGGCCATGAACAAGTTCGGAGACGCTCTGAAGAAATGCCACGAGAtcgagagg catttTGTGGAGATCACGGACGACCAGTTCGACTTCCACACCTACTGCATGAGGAAGATGACGCTGCGGTCCTACGTGGACCTGCTGAAGCTGGAGGACGTCCTGCGGCAGCACCCCTTCTACTACAAGGCGGCCCGCACCGCCATCCAGATCTACCTGGCGCTGTACGACAAGCCGCTGGCCGACGACAGCAAGGAGAGCCAGGCCGACACAG AGAATCTGACAGAcaaggagctgaagaagctgcGCAACAAGCAGCGGAGAGCGCAGAAGAAGgcgcagctggaggaggagaagaagaacgccgagaaggagaagcagctgaagaaccagaagaagaagaaggaggacgacgacgaggagATCGGAGGCCCCAAGGAGGAGCTAATACCAGACAAACTGGCCAAG CCGGAGAACCCTCTGGAGGAGGCCGTCAAGTTCCTCATCCCGCTCAAGAACCTGGTACGCAACAAGATCGAGACCCACCTGCTGGCCTTCGAGATCTACTTCAGGAAAG AGAAGTACCTGCTGATGCTGCAGTCCGTCAAGCGGGCCGTGGCCATCCAGgcctccgacccctggctgcaccagTGCCTGGTGCGCTTCTTCAAAGGAG tggGTGAGAGTGCAGACCTTCCAGAGGCTGTGCGGACGGTGCTGAAGCAGGAGATCTCCAGACTGTTCGGGGAGAGCAACCCTCAGAGCTTCAACAAGAACTACCTGAGCCAACACTCCAACTCCATCCCCCACCGGCTGgctg CTGCGAAGATGATGGTGTACCTGGAGCCGTCCTCCGACAAGATGGCGTGTGAAATAGCGACCGCTCTGGACGAGTCGCTGTGTGGGCGGAGCATCCAG ATCTGCACCGAGGTGCTGGAGGCGCTGCGCGACGGCCAGCTGGGCGACGGCCAGCAGAAAGCCTCGGAGGCCTACCGGGCCGCCTGCCACAAGATCTACCCCTACTGCCTGGCCTTCATGCCCCCCGGTTACCAAGACAACAGCACCGTCATCAGTGCCAACGGCGACCTGTCGGCGGGAGAGCACGACGACATGGCCAACGAGATGTGA
- the LOC115404218 gene encoding keratin-associated protein 4-3-like, translating to MYCCDSGSRAPSSGSFCSVKIPPRLLECVQLPSCCRASCCRASCCRASCCRASCCRASCCRASCCRPSCCRPSCCRPSCCRASCCRASCCRASCCRASCCRASCCRPSCCRPSCCRASCQWVCGCDSQTAG from the exons ATGTACTGCTGTGACAGTGGGAGTAGAGCTCCCTCCAGTGGCTCA TTCTGCTCTGTAAAGATCCCACCGAGGCTGCTGGAGTGTGTTCAGCTGCCGTCCTGCTGCCGGGCGTCCTGCTGCCGGGCGTCCTGCTGCCGGGCGTCCTGCTGCCGGGCGTCCTGCTGCCGGGCGTCCTGCTGCCGGGCGTCCTGCTGCCGGCCATCCTGCTGCCGGCCGTCCTGCTGCCGGCCGTCCTGCTGCCGGGCGTCCTGCTGCCGGGCGTCCTGCTGCCGGGCGTCCTGCTGCCGGGCGTCCTGCTGCCGGGCGTCCTGCTGCCGGCCGTCCTGCTGCCGGCCGTCCTGCTGCCGGGCGTCCTGTCAGTGGGTGTGCGGCTGTGACAGCCAGACGGCGGGC